In one window of Brassica rapa cultivar Chiifu-401-42 chromosome A07, CAAS_Brap_v3.01, whole genome shotgun sequence DNA:
- the LOC103831484 gene encoding uncharacterized protein LOC103831484, which produces MARRLSYEEKGKGLQSKTEAPRTGRFRVPEFDSSELIKKHELTLIGRTTNPKLQRIWSLIPFLSDLWKTKTRAVGSDLGQGLFQFQFASQEDMQLVLANRPYHFARWMIILQQWEPSIDPTFPSQIPFWIRVQGVPLHLWNEAVLRGIGEDLGKYESCEILPGSIKLRTQINGLLPLIKQYTLELGQGKEIIAALVYEKLEKHCGRCLMLSHEAEDCPEALQEREEKAKKDTEDKQKLTLNTRRHENERTERGYQDQRRGLQRSETYNASQPPNPKNSRQIYRPPVERSYNRENRSWKTMEEERYGAKSHSRREDAAGHLRYNHRDSRGTERWVTTGRRFQHSSRASERELLREGERSASHFRNSREDERSFVGSPPVRVLEGSTGAPHADEGRAELPEIREEPIPDEVMVEAREELREVMIQYTSCADPTESAARKERLRRAEEQGEVEKSTEQIARQLMKESRPALELVDTEPLATRVPVTQRLGPATQEEENVGVTLETGRVPARKRLGRPPTKKPLGVNTATAGSSGVAKRKVSQVRVSPKRRTSTRQSKPTTKKAELLTTNRGNGSQQGSVPGSSRPPIRLIPAASKQRKDFHNPPPPVP; this is translated from the coding sequence ATGGCGAGACGTCTATCATATGAAGAAAAAGGGAAAGGCTTACAATCAAAAACAGAAGCCCCAAGAACCGGACGGTTCAGAGTCCCAGAGTTCGATAGCTCAGAACTCATAAAGAAGCACGAGCTGACCTTGATTGGCCGTACTACTAATCCGAAGCTGCAACGTATATGGTCACTCATTCCCTTCTTATCAGACCTATGGAAAACCAAAACCCGAGCAGTTGGCTCGGACTTAGGACAGGGGCTCTTCCAATTTCAGTTCGCGTCTCAAGAGGATATGCAGCTTGTCCTCGCGAACAGACCTTATCATTTCGCAAGGTGGATGATAATACTTCAGCAATGGGAGCCCTCGATTGACCCCACCTTCCCATCTCAAATCCCGTTTTGGATAAGAGTCCAAGGTGTTCCGTTGCATCTCTGGAACGAGGCTGTGCTAAGAGGAATAGGTGAAGATTTGGGAAAGTACGAAAGTTGTGAAATACTCCCGGGCTCCATCAAACTGAGAACACAAATAAATGGATTACTACCGCTGATCAAACAGTATACTCTGGAACTCGGCCAGGGGAAGGAAATCATTGCTGCGCTTGTGTACGAAAAACTTGAGAAACATTGTGGCAGATGCCTAATGCTCAGTCACGAAGCAGAGGACTGCCCTGAGGCTTTGCAAGAAAGAGAGGAGAAAGCGAAAAAAGACACTGAGGACAAACAAAAGCTGACCCTCAATACCCGTCGTCATGAGAATGAAAGGACAGAGAGGGGCTACCAAGACCAGCGAAGGGGCCTCCAGAGATCCGAAACGTATAACGCAAGTCAACCACCCAATCCGAAGAACTCCCGACAGATTTACCGCCCTCCTGTGGAGAGAAGCTATAATAGGGAGAATAGATCTTGGAAGACAATGGAAGAGGAAAGGTATGGAGCTAAGTCCCATTCAAGAAGGGAAGACGCTGCTGGTCATCTGAGATACAACCATAGAGATAGTCGTGGTACAGAAAGATGGGTAACAACTGGACGGAGATTCCAACACTCATCTCGAGCTAGTGAGAGAGAACTTTTAAGAGAAGGGGAAAGATCTGCCTCACATTTCAGAAACAGTCGAGAAGATGAAAGATCTTTTGTGGGCTCACCTCCGGTGAGGGTATTGGAGGGTTCGACAGGAGCCCCACACGCGGATGAAGGAAGAGCTGAACTTCCAGAAATACGAGAAGAACCAATACCTGATGAAGTTATGGTAGAAGCTAGAGAGGAGCTTAGAGAAGTAATGATTCAATATACCTCTTGCGCAGATCCAACAGAAAGCGCGGCCAGAAAAGAGAGACTGAGAAGAGCAGAGGAGCAAGGAGAAGTCGAGAAATCAACTGAACAAATAGCCAGACAGTTAATGAAGGAATCTAGGCCTGCATTGGAGCTAGTAGACACTGAGCCGCTTGCCACAAGAGTCCCTGTAACCCAGAGATTGGGACCGGCTACCCAAGAGGAAGAAAACGTTGGAGTCACCCTTGAGACGGGAAGAGTCCCGGCCAGGAAAAGACTAGGCAGACCCCCTACTAAGAAGCCCTTGGGCGTTAATACAGCTACTGCAGGCTCCTCGGGGGTAGCAAAGCGAAAAGTTTCTCAAGTAAGAGTTTCCCCGAAGAGGAGAACGAGTACTAGACAATCAAAACCTACTACCAAGAAAGCTGAGCTCTTGACAACCAATAGAGGAAATGGTAGCCAGCAGGGTTCAGTGCCAGGAAGCAGTAGACCGCCAATTCGACTCATCCCAGCGGCCTCAAAACAGAGGAAGGATTTTCACAATCCGCCTCCTCCAGTTCCTTAA